In Magnetospirillum sp. 15-1, the genomic stretch CAGGAAAAGAAGGACATGCTGCGGCTGGTGGGCGCCGATCTGCGGCTGGTCCCGGCGGTGCCCTATGCCAATCCCGGCAATTACGTGCGCTATTCCGAGACCCTGGCGGGCGAGTTGGCCAAGACCGAGCCCAATGGCGTGCTGTGGGCCAACCAGTTCGACAACACCGCCAACCGCATGGGGCACTTCCACACCACCGGTCAGGAGATCTGGCGCCAGACCGACGGCAAGGTGGACGCCTTCACCTGCGCGGTGGGCACCGGCGGCACCCTGGCGGGCACCGGCATGGCGCTGAAGGAGCACAACAAGGACGTCAGGGTGGTGCTGGCCGATCCCATGGGCTCGGCGCTGTACAACCATTATGCCCATGGTGAACTGAAGGCCGAGGGAACCTCCATCACCGAAGGCATCGGCCAGGGCCGCATCACCAAAAACCTGGACGGCGCCCCCATCGACGATCAGGTGCAGGTCACCGACCACGAGGCGCTGCCGCTGATTTTCGATCTGGTCAAGCGCGAGGGACTGGTTCTGGGAGGATCGAGCGGAATCAATGTGATGGCCGCCATCAAGGTCGCGCGCATATTAGGCCCCGGACACACAGTGGTGACAGTGCTGTGCGATTATGGTACCCGCTATCAAAGCAAGCTGTTCAATCCGGCCTTCCTGCGCGAGCGTGATCTGCCGGTTCCCGATTGGCTGGACTGAGCGGCGACCAAACAAAAGCAAGCCCGCAAGGGGGGACACAAAGCATGAGCTATCC encodes the following:
- a CDS encoding cysteine synthase A gives rise to the protein MTDIRDGFLDSIGNTPLIRLKRASEETGCQILGKAEFLNPGGSVKDRAALAIIQDAERRGLLKPGGVIVEGTAGNTGIGLALVANALGYRTVIVMPETQSQEKKDMLRLVGADLRLVPAVPYANPGNYVRYSETLAGELAKTEPNGVLWANQFDNTANRMGHFHTTGQEIWRQTDGKVDAFTCAVGTGGTLAGTGMALKEHNKDVRVVLADPMGSALYNHYAHGELKAEGTSITEGIGQGRITKNLDGAPIDDQVQVTDHEALPLIFDLVKREGLVLGGSSGINVMAAIKVARILGPGHTVVTVLCDYGTRYQSKLFNPAFLRERDLPVPDWLD